The Dermochelys coriacea isolate rDerCor1 chromosome 7, rDerCor1.pri.v4, whole genome shotgun sequence sequence GACAGGTAGAGGGTCAGCTGTAGCTGTCTGTCACCCTGGAATAACCAATTCATGCCCAGCATTGACTCCAGATTCTCCTCAGGTAGTTGGGATCACAAtagggctctgagactctccaCAGTGCCTAGGTCACCTAGGAGCCCCAACCCACAGACAGTCGCTGGGCCTGTGCTCCTAAGTCTCCTGGGGGCTTTCAAAAGCCACAGCCCTTGTATGCATGAAGGAGAGTGCCCATGGTTGCCATGAGGCATAGCGGGATAGGCTCAGCCCTGATCAGATTCACCATTGAGCCATGACTGGTGTGTGTTCAAAGCAGCCAGTGCCAACAGCCATAATCCTATGTGTTCTATTTCCCCAGAACTCTGGTACTTTGTTGTTGGCTTGGGTTCACTTGGGATgataaagagaagagaagagacacctccaaagccctgagctcccctccccGGCTCTAACCACAAGACTCTACTCCCTCCCTGaacaagaatagaacccaggagccctgacacAGTCTCCTGTTCTAACCACGGGATCCCACAGCCCCCTGTTTCTAGCCCCAGCACAGGCACAGTGTGGGTAGCAGCAGGCAGGTATCCTCCTTCTCCCCTTGCTCTTCCCGCTGGTTGGCTTCACTTCACCCAACTTCTAGGAGGGGAGAAGGGGTCAGCCCCAGTGGCCCATCCAGCCCTCGGCCCTCACTGCtaagggggtgggttgggggatcAGCTAGTGCCCTCTGTTCTGGGGAGCCCCTCAGCTGAGGCCCAGCCAACTCATCTCGTGCCTCACTGGTTGATTTGTCTCCCAGAATTCTTTGGAAGAAAAGAAGCTGAAAAGACGTCAAAAGAATCGGGCAGCTGCCCAGAGGAGCCGACAGAAGCACACGGAGAAGGCGGAACGAGCTCCATCAGGTCAGTGGAGGGGGCTAAGAGTGACCAAGACAGGATGAAATATAGGGGCGCTGGTGCAGGACCCCCCCAAAGGGAAGGGCTCCCCCATTAGCAACTTAACAAGAATTGATGGTAGGAGTCAGGGAGGTCATAGGTGCGAGGACCACTGCCCTCTGGTGTAGGTGATCAAAACTGTATAACTACATGTGTCCTAAGGCATATACTTCTACTGGTGAGTGTCAGCACAAGTGGCAAGGCTCTGAGGTGGGATTCCTTAGTAAGACATGCTGGAACCACAGCCTTGGAGGAGGGAGGGTCTCACTCTCTAGCCTGGAGCATCGCTGGCTCTTTAAGACCCAAGCATGGGATGATGGGGTGAGGTGCCGTCCTGGCTATCCAGAGCCAAGGATGGGAGGCAGGATGAGGAACTGGGGCTCTGCAGATGGTTTCGTGCAGCACCAGAAAGTTGAGGTTTGTGAACCAAAAATAGCCACATGCATTAAGTGTGGCCCTGGGCCCCTCACAGTTTGCTGGTGTGGGATCTGGTGTTTTGGTGAAGTCAGTGCAGGCCCTGATCACAGCAGGAGATGGGAGTCAGGATAGTGGCTTTCTGTTCTCTACTCTGGGAGGAGAATGCACTTTAGTGCTAGGCTGGGGGAACACTGGGACTCATTTCTCCTGGGCTCAAACTGCCACCTTCATGGAAAATGATTCTGAGCCCTCTCCCTGCTCTAGCCCATGAgacctcccccttctctcccagagctggggctagaatccaggagtcctggctcccagtcctgcatGTTAGTCCTTACATCACTGTATGCCCCGAAGAGCTGACAGTTTAgttagacaaagggtgggaggggaaagagaggcatAAAGTGGGGAAGGGACTTACCCAGgctcacccagcaggtcagtggcagagctgggatcaaGCTAGGAATGAGCTTCTCTGGTTTGTGctagcaggaggtcagactagacacgatcatgatggtcccctgtggccctaaaatctatgaacccaggtgtcctgactcccagaccatGCATACCCATTAGACTCTCACCGTCTCTCACTAGTCCTGTTCCATCGCATTGTAAGCTGCAGAATTTCTAGCCCTCCATTCTCTATTATATCCCCATAGCAAGGTACACAGGGGGTCTTTCAAACCATTCCCTTTGCATTCAATTGGTTAAGGAGACACCGTGTCTAGCAAGGACACAAGGCTATGTCCAGCTGAGCTGTCAGAGGGAAAGTGATAGCAAAAGCGCTCAGTGGTCTGGACTCTGGTAGGGAGCCAGTGAGAGACAGGAGACCTTGCACAGAGCAGGAACATAGGATGTGCCAGGCtggcccagtagcctgtctctgacagtgcccaGCAACAGATGCATCAGAAGAAGGTGTAAGGTTCCCATAAAAGCAGCTATTCCTGTTCTCCATATCCATCTCCACACTCCTTTTTCCTGAGTCTTGCTAACCTCTTGGCCCCAGTGACCTGCTGTGGCAGAGAGTCCACAGTCAAATGTCATGTTGTATGAGTGAGCTTCTCCTTTGATTGATTGTGAATTTCCCCTCTTCAATTTAAATCGAACAGCCCCTTGTTCTTATGGTACGAGACACAGAGAACAGAAGCTCTGATTTCCCTTCTCTAGACTAGTCAGTATTTTAGAGACTTCGATTGTGCCCCCTCTCCTTTGTCTCCTTGAAACCCATCCCAGTCTTTTCAGAGAGTGTTTCAGGCCTCTGACCCCCCTGCtcattctgcaatatccttttggagatagggtgaccagcAGTGCACACAGAATGTAGCTCAGGTACCTGTCTCCACCCCATTACCCTAGTCATTGAGCATCTCACTGGccttaatgcatttttattctcCACACCCTGGTTAGGCAGtgcagtgctattatcctcattgtaTAGATGGGAAAAGTCAGACACATAGAGACTAAGGGACTTGCCTAAGGCCATAGAGGGAATCTGTGtcagagtagggaattgaacctgggtctcccaactGACTCTGATCACTACGCCCACCTTCCTCTGCTATCCAGTATTCCAGAGGAGGCCGCAACATTGATGTACAGAACAGCATTAGAAAATTTTCCTTATTATTCTTTACCCCAGGGCCTTTTTGGCCCCTCATCAATCCCTACACCTCATCTTCAATGCAATCAAGGTGCCTAAAAATCCTCAAGCACCATGCATGCGAGGGGAAGGCTGTGGATTTAAAGGCCAGGGAAGTGAGTGGCAGTGCTGAGGGCAATGCTAACACAGCCGCAGGGCACATACTGTGATGAATGTGCAGGCACAGCAGCATCCCCTCCTGGATAGAACCAGAAATATCCTTGCACCAGCATGATTATGTTATTGGCCATGGATTATCTACAAtttttagggcccaattctgtccCTCTGCATGACCGTGTAAAAGCAGATATGGGGGTAactaggagcagaatttggctcatgagAGACAGTGACCAGCCTATTAACCCAGCACCCATGTCCTGCTGTATGGGCATTGATGTGAAAGCACCATCAGAGCCTGTGCCCCGCTGTTTGGAGTCAGCTGCGTACCCACTGTTGCTGTTTGCTATTCTGTGACTGCCACCACATCAACCACTAGGGGTCACTGGTGTTCTGCACAGAATTGGCTAGAAATAATTAATAGAGCTGATCTTCCTAATAATTAAGGAGAAGATTAcatcatggattccatgactgttagagacctctgtgacattttccacttcagcccTGAGGGGACAGGCTGGAGCTATCAGCCAGCAggggccctggagctcccagctggcaTGGGGACCCAGAGCTCCAAGCCATCGGTCCCAGAGATTTCAGCTGTGGTGGGGGGTccccggagctcccagctgccatgggtgGCCCCCAGCACTCCAAGCCATGGCAGCAGTGCATGCtggacccctccccccttccacagcagggctcaggctcttCCCCACCCCGCTCGGGCTTCAGTCCTCCCCTCATCAGCCctattttgtcacagttattttaataaaagtcagggacaggtcacaggtttctgtgaatttttgtttattgcctgtgacctgtccctgacttgtactaaaaataaCGGTGACAAAATATTAACCTTACTAATAATCAAGTAGTAAGAATGagaactgagaacagaacccaggagtcctgactcccagcactCCTCTCCCCTTGTACCTATTAGATTCCACTCCCTCTCCCTGCTGAACCTGGCCTCCTAGAGACCCATTATCCAGTGTGGCCTGAATTTTAGTCTAACTCCTTCTTTCTTTGCTTCCTTCACCCCAGCAACatgagcagctggagcaggataACACAGCCCTAAAGAAGGAGATTGAGACCCTGAAGGAGGAGCTGAAGTACTGGACTCAAATGCTCAAGAACCATGAATCCACCTGCCCGGACATGCTGACTCCCTCCTTGCCAACACAGACGCCCATTCTGCACTGCTGGCTGAGGAGCTGAACCGGGGGATACAGTGACCCTGGCTACCCTTTGGGAGTCATAAGCTAAGGAGGTCTGTTAAACTGTGAGAGAAGAGCTGCTGCACTGAATCAGACCCATGGACCCATCCAGCCCGgtatctctccctccctgctgccctggcTCAGGCTCCACAGCCCATGTAGTTCCATCTTTGACCTCAGCCAGAAGCTGATGCTTGAAAGGACAGCTCCAAACCTAATCTGGGGGGTGGGCTGGTGAGTGGATGCAGCTTTGCTTCCTTCTAGGCAGCAGATCTCTCCACAACAATCAAACCATCTTCCTCAGATCATGGTTAGAGGGGGAATTCCTGACCAATCCCTGAGGTAACCCAGAATGGGATCAGGCACAGACAGAAcccagcacagtatggggagaagaagACCCTGTCTGATGCTGTCTAACACTAAAGCCAAAACAGACTGGTGCCATGTGAGGAGACTCATAAAATTCACACTCCCAACCTCCAGCCAACACCTGACCTTGCTCTAGCCAGCCTggttccacccccctccccccacagaacTGGGATGCTAATCAGCTGGGATTCCCTAAAGGTGCAACTCAGAGGGGCTAGTGCTCGGTCCTATCCATTTAGCCCTCAGTGCAGCCCTGTTGCATTATGGTGTCCAGGCTTTTTCCCTAGCCTTAAGTACAGGATAAATTTTACCCTAAGGAGCCATTACCAAGCTGCTGTCTGGGAGGTTGTTTGTACTGAAAAGGAACTGTTATTTTCCTGGGTTCTTTGCTAACTGGGCACCATGTTAATGAGACTACGGTGAACTTCTGACATTTTTGTAAATGTCTGTTCTATGTAACAGACACTGTTTCTGCATGAGAGTCTATTGGTTTGGGGTTTGTGTCTGCACAGGTGTGAACCTTAAATTAAACTGGGTTTATTCTCTTGTATGAGGGGGTTCAGTTTTTGAGGCAGAGGCTCATTTATTAGAATGGTATATTATGAGCCAGGCACCCCATTATGGTGTACACATTAGCCATATAATCAGAGTCCAGGAATGTCACTCTCACaggaaggccagaagggaccacagtgattatctagtctgacctcaggcacagtgcaggccacagaacctcccccacatactcctgtgatagacccataacctctggctgagttattgaagtcctcaaatcatcagactagatgatcagaatggttccttctgaccttagtatctatgaatctatgatttaaagacttcaaaggaCAGAGACTTCACCCTTTACACTAGCTTAAACCTGCCTGTGATACACGCCCTagactgcagaggaaggcaaaacctcCCCAGACTCTCTGAAGACTATGATGGCTATAGAATGagtgtgaagcaatggaaacagctacaagcatggctgaggGCTCTTTTTGTTCAGCAGGGCACCAGGTTGAGTCATGATGGGCTTTGCCATGTGGTACCATCCATTTTTTAATGAGTGCCTCCTTGTGATGCACAGCTATAGTAAGGCACTTATCTGTGCCATGGCAGGAGTCCTAGACCATTGGTCGAGTTACTTCTGAGATCACCATCCTTACTCTATAGCTATGCTGCAGTAACAATTTTCATTGGTTGTACGAGTGAGACTGTACAGATGCTGGATTACTTGGTTCAGCTACCACAATTTTGCAAAACTACCCCCACCCGCAATGCCACGCACACAGCCTCAGCACACATGCTTCACTCACGACTGACACATCAAGACAAGCCTTCCAGGATTGCCACTGTGAAACCTAGAACGGCTGTTGAGTCAGCACACAGCGAAGCAGCACCAAGCCTGGCTGAGAGTATTTTTCGCTTAGCATATCACCCGGTTCAATCATCCCTGGGCTGTGCGATCATCCCAACCGGTTGGGATGCTGGAGCCCAAAGGTTCTGAGGCAGTTGAAGTATGACAGCTGATCAGAGAAGATGGGCACAATAGGGCTGTGCCTCACTGCACCACAGTGGATAGAAACCCAGGGTCCCAAAAATACTACCTCCCTCTGTGGCTTTACTGCTGCTGTTCTCTATTTCCTGTTCACAAATACATGGCACTTTGTGCTGCATTAACATGTTTGCTGCTGCAATGTTCAGTGAATAGTAGACAGGCATACTGGGGAAAGCCTCCCACAGGTACTGAAATAATCAGATTCCAAGCCCTACAGAATTGGGCACAGTGCCCATACTTACTGGTATATGGCAGCACCGTTACCCATGCCACTCTAAGCTTTGGTCACACACACAATGCCACAAAGAAAGCTACCCTCGCTAGCCACAGAGAGGCTAAAGGAAGGAGAACACTAAGGAAAAATGCCACATGTACAAGCATGGCGTTTAGCTACTAGTTAGTAGCACAGTAGCATGTAGGATCAAAAACAAGATCAGGGCCCAACGGGGGTGTGTACATTAGTTGGGCTCAGACAGAGATCATGGCCCATATTATGATGTGTGCATTATTAGTATTAGGGTAATACCTAGGCACCCCAGCCAACATCAGGGCCCATGATAATATGTgcattagtagtagtattattaCAGTAACATCTATTGAGCCCAATCTGCTTCAGAGCATAAACTCACCTCTCACTAATGGGGGTCAGGACGTCACTGTCCCTGAGGGCAGGTTATCCCCTAAATGCAGGGTTCCTTGCAGTTTCCTGGGAAGCAGCTAGtgctggccagtgtcagagacaggatactaggctagatgggcCAACAGGTCTGTACCTCCTGTAGTGTGACCAGCACCAGCTAAAGTGCAAATCCAGGAATGCCCTTTCTGGATGGAGCTTTCCAAGGGAAATTAACTAGAGCTAGTTGGGATCCGGAATCCCACTTTTGAGGAAGGTTCTGACATtgcaaatgtttcattctgaatctAGAAGCTGAATTTTGGAAGTTTCCTGAGAAACAAAAGATTCAAACACATTTTGAGTCATTTTGTTTCAACAAGGCAAAACTGCATCATTTCAACAATGACAAGTGCTTCGCTGAAACTTTTATATAATAGTAAAATTCACTTTACTATTGGTTATAATACTACATGTTCTATTTGTAACATACCATATATATGTTCTATTGGATATTTTAACATAATGtctaaaaaaaatgaatcaaaagaagaaagtaaaaataaaacacttatgACACTGATGGAAATTTCTCACTTTGtttcaatgttaaaaaaatactttctggttctgagaatttttcattttttttttcctcttcaaaaatggaaaattgttcggtggaaaaattttcaaccaactcCAAAATTTACCCTCACATACTGAAATACCAAGCGGAAATTCTCACACAGCCCACCAGCTTCTATCAATACCAACTCCTTTGTGCCTGAAATGCTGCCTTTTGTTTCATCCACTACCTTAGGATGAGATCTCTGCCAACCCCATACCCCTCCCATACTTACCTGCTGCTGGGAGACTGTAGACCACAGAAAGCCATCATTGTACCCTGTCCATTCACCACCCGGATTTGATTTCAAATGCTGCTTCCCACGTGGCCAGTTTGCTTAAACGGAGAGAAATTTCCACCTGATGTTTGCTGAGTTTCTGTGGGGCTGAGATCTTCCTGGTTCTTAGCTGGCCTGATGGATTTATTCTCACAGCACTCCCCCTAGTAGGGGATCACCGAGATTTGGGACATACACCCTGAAAGGCAAGTACAGTTAAATGGACAAAACTAGGTGTGACACAGAGGTGGTTCATTACTGTCAGCAACTCGTCAGGCCTGACACACACACTACACCCAACACACAGTTGTCATGATGTAGacccaaaaggtggcatgtaatagaccactggaaaactaataactcccTGCAACCGTCCTCCCTGTCAGGGTCAGGGTGTCACCTCTTGGTGGCATCAGGGAGTTGGTATGTGCAGCTGCCAGGTAGAATGACTGACGGACAATCACCCAGATACCAGTTCAGGTCTCCAAAAAGGAGGAATGGACATGTCAGCTGGTAGCCTCAGCCTCCTGGCTAGCATACAAGGCAGAGTCTAAGGCTCAGGTCCTGTGGGTGTGGGTGAAGCACTGCAATTGTCTACAGCCCTCTGCCTCCTACCAGGGGCAAATAGCAACAATTAAACTGTGCGTTGCTGGCCTTTGGACCTAAAGGTTAATGGGTGGCCAGCacggagcagggggctggggttaaGGGGACCCAGCCCTAGGCCCTACCAGTGGCAGGTGATCCTGCCGCTGGGTCAGTGGGGAAACATTCGCTGCCTTACATCCCAGCAGCACAAGCAGACCAAAGTCTTGTTTCCTTGTGCTACTTCCGACTAgttcctgctgttgctgctctgtgACCATTGGGATCTGTCTCTGTCTCACAGTCAGGCGGCCCTTCCTCTGGTTTCTCCCCATGGTCTTCATCTCCTGGGACCATGGGTTGCCTTTTCTTCCCTGCTACCAGCCCCAGGCTCAGCTGAGGGCTCAGCTCCCTGAGAGGGacatctgcctccttccctggtcCAGCCACCACTGAGCTAGTGCAGGGCCCTATCCTTATAGTTCCTATCCACCCCCACACTTTCTGCAAGGGAGGTGGGCATGGCAAGGTTGGCAACACCCACCAGGAAGCATTAAACCCCTCTGTGCCGGAGGGAGGCCACTCTTCCTCACTACACTccctgatcattaatattcttgtgtgatgtatgtacaggGTTTGTACAAAGAGTCATGGATATGTGCTAGaatttgttcttaaaatgtgtttggcaagcaccACATAAGCCCAGTCTGCCTTGGACaatggaatgtgtatttgcttgtctgacaAGCCTGGTAGTCAAGCAGAGACAGTGAAGATGTATTTAAATAAGCAGTAAACAAAGCCACCAAGCTAACAGGAGAAGAAGGTACCAACTCATCTCTCACCAGCAGGGGAGGAATCAGAATGAAGTCTTCCCCAGAGTGTATGGCATCTCTTCTGAGCAGGAGGAAAGGAACTGTATCTGAGAATACATTTCAATGGTTTACTGGGCTGTAAAGACAGGGGGTCTGCACTTCAAGTgctaagcaattgaatcaactgatttttataaaattactgtattataaaagtgtattgaGTATGTTGGATTAAGATTTACTTACTTAGCAGATGGgtttaacaaatatattaaagCAAAACACCTGGCAAGCAGTGATCAATTACACACAAGTGGGAAGCTTATCAGGACAATCTTATTACAGTTGCCTTTAGCACCTGCCAATACAGTTTCAACCTCCCTTTGTTACACAAACTTATTTATAACTTggttatttttttatatacacattagtttatttttatattaactttCCCCCCCTGGTTTAAATTGTtggtttaaacattttttctagttttttagttactttctttgttttgacaaatgtgattgcttttcattttttaaaacacgTGCGCACCACTAAACATAATTAGTTTACAATTTGTTACACATACACAGTTGTACTTATGCTTACTCTGttaaacattattaaaaacaaacttaaaattcACAGCAGGCTTTTGTTGGGTTTAAATATGCCTTTGCTTCCAACAGAGTAAGGTGTTTTATGAAAGCCTGTGATTTCACTGGAGATTAATGTCATTCTGCATTAACACTCTGAGGAATGATGGATGGTCACTGATATTATACTTTAAAATTTGTGaccaaacacagggagaaacaggttctgtgccagacaggagggaaggcagcaATTTACTCTTTCCAATATGTGGAATCCAAACAATAGGAGCCAAATCAGCATACAAATCAGCAaggggatgggaagcccacagaaagggaagaacagcaAGAAACCTTCTGGCTCTTGAAACCCAGACTGAACTTTGGGAGGATATTGGGGGCCACAAAAAgtctttatgtagagactgtccagtttggccaatgtacatggcagaggggcattgctggcaagtatcacattggtagatgtgcaggtgaacgagcctccgatagtgtggctgatgtgattaggccttatgatggtgtcccctgaatagatatgtggactctacgtaaaagaataaatggacacaaatcagacatcaagaattataacattaaaaaaccagtcggagaacacttcaatctctctggtcactcgaatacagacctaaaagtcacaatattacaacaaaaaaacttcagaaacagactccaacgagagactgctgaattgaaattaatctgcaaactggacaccattaaattaggcttgaataaagactgggaatggatgtgtcattacacaaagtaaaactatttccccatgtttattccccacccccttcctcacactttcttgtcaactgctggaaatggcccatcttgattatcactacaaaaggttttttttctctcctgctgataatagctcaccttaactgatcactttcGTTATAGTgggcatggtaacacccattgtttcatgttctctgtgtatataaaaacttcctactgtattttccactgcatgcatccaatgaagtgggctatagcccacgaaagcttctgctctaataaatttgatagtctctaaggtgccacaagtactcctgttctttttgcagatatagactaccgtggctgctactctgaaacctgtacttagcagtgagtcagtggcaaggttagaaatagaacccaggagtcctgactccctcccATGTCCCCTACTCTAGCCTTTACATCCCCTTTCCAGAAACAGGaacagaaccaggagtcctggctgcctgcccctccccttgcTCCCTTCTCTAGCCACCAGACACCCCCTCCTCCTTTCTGCAGTTACACTGCTctcaataatgacaggtttcagagtagcagccgtgttagtctgtattcgcaaaaagaaaaggagtacttgtggcaccttagagactaacaaatttattagagcataagcttttgtgagctacagctcacttcagactCCAGCCCCAGCAGCTATTTGGAGACGAGTCACCCTA is a genomic window containing:
- the BATF2 gene encoding basic leucine zipper transcriptional factor ATF-like 2: MERFGTNPLSQSSTSCLSEDSQDGNILMAGANSLEEKKLKRRQKNRAAAQRSRQKHTEKAERRHKQHEQLEQDNTALKKEIETLKEELKYWTQMLKNHESTCPDMLTPSLPTQTPILHCWLRS